In one window of Pseudomonas chlororaphis subsp. chlororaphis DNA:
- a CDS encoding AraC family transcriptional regulator yields MTEKPKTVQRHLPPAASPADLRHPSADVFFEVFSLARMHGELLGETLLQPGQLLQRAAGGACFHVIQDAGCQLRLDGNNQTTSLMPGDILFVPHGQAHQLHSTADASPDLPARITSGVFRFEGGCGQALSQGLPGVLQVSCQGEDPSDLIGSREWLSLTVAAMQKEVRNPSIGSSIMLSRIIDLMFIWAVRHWLAHAPQGISGWIAALRDPLVGQALALLHAEPGAAWSVERLAGLVNQSRSNLAQRFTRLVGQSPMRYLMHWRMQLASQRLQTSSLRISRIAEQLGYESEAAFSRAFRREFGVAPSEYRSRG; encoded by the coding sequence ATGACCGAAAAGCCGAAGACTGTGCAGAGACACCTGCCCCCAGCCGCCTCGCCAGCCGACCTCCGGCACCCGTCCGCCGATGTGTTTTTCGAAGTGTTCAGCCTGGCGCGGATGCATGGCGAGCTGCTGGGCGAGACGCTGCTGCAACCCGGCCAGCTGCTACAGCGAGCGGCGGGCGGCGCCTGCTTCCATGTGATCCAGGACGCCGGCTGCCAGCTCAGGCTCGACGGCAATAACCAAACCACCAGCCTGATGCCCGGGGACATCCTGTTCGTGCCCCACGGCCAGGCTCATCAACTGCACAGCACTGCGGATGCCAGCCCGGACCTGCCAGCGCGCATCACCAGCGGAGTCTTCCGGTTCGAGGGCGGGTGCGGCCAGGCCTTGAGCCAGGGTTTGCCCGGGGTGCTGCAAGTCAGCTGCCAGGGCGAGGACCCAAGCGACCTGATCGGCTCCCGTGAATGGCTGTCGCTGACGGTGGCGGCGATGCAGAAGGAAGTGCGCAACCCGTCGATCGGCAGCAGCATCATGCTGTCGCGGATCATCGACCTGATGTTTATCTGGGCCGTGCGCCATTGGCTGGCCCACGCCCCGCAAGGCATCAGCGGCTGGATCGCCGCCCTGCGCGACCCGCTGGTCGGCCAGGCGCTGGCGCTGCTGCACGCCGAACCGGGCGCGGCGTGGAGCGTCGAGCGCTTGGCCGGCCTGGTCAACCAGTCGCGCTCCAACCTGGCGCAACGCTTCACCCGCCTGGTGGGCCAATCGCCGATGCGCTACCTGATGCACTGGCGCATGCAACTGGCCAGTCAGCGCTTGCAGACCTCCAGCCTGCGCATTTCACGGATCGCCGAACAGCTGGGCTATGAATCCGAAGCCGCCTTCAGCCGGGCCTTTCGCCGCGAGTTCGGGGTCGCCCCCAGCGAATATCGCTCACGGGGTTGA
- a CDS encoding alpha/beta hydrolase → MSGQPTIVLVHGFWGDAAHWSKVIIELARKGYSAIRAVEMPLTSLADDVERTRKMIAQVDGPVLLVGHSYGGAVITEVGDQPNVVGLVYIAAFAPDAGESPGWITQQHLPAAAANLEPDSDGYLWLKPAAFHESFCQDLGADEALVMAVTQKAPLASTFDDTISAPAWKKKPSWYQISSDDRMIHPRNQQMMAARLNPQKTLTLASSHASLASRAAEVAAFIHEAASATVKG, encoded by the coding sequence ATGAGTGGTCAGCCTACGATTGTGTTGGTGCACGGTTTTTGGGGCGATGCGGCCCATTGGAGCAAGGTGATCATCGAGCTGGCGCGCAAGGGTTACAGCGCGATCCGCGCGGTGGAAATGCCCTTGACGTCGCTGGCCGATGACGTCGAGCGCACCCGCAAGATGATTGCCCAGGTCGATGGCCCGGTGTTGCTGGTGGGGCATTCCTACGGCGGCGCGGTGATTACCGAAGTGGGCGACCAGCCCAACGTGGTCGGGCTGGTGTATATCGCCGCCTTCGCCCCGGATGCCGGGGAAAGCCCGGGCTGGATCACCCAGCAGCACCTGCCCGCGGCGGCGGCCAACCTCGAGCCCGACAGCGACGGCTACCTGTGGCTCAAGCCAGCGGCCTTCCATGAGAGCTTCTGCCAGGACCTGGGCGCCGACGAAGCGCTGGTCATGGCGGTGACCCAGAAGGCGCCGCTGGCCAGCACCTTCGACGATACCATCAGTGCGCCGGCCTGGAAGAAAAAACCGTCCTGGTACCAGATCTCCAGCGACGACCGCATGATCCATCCACGCAACCAGCAAATGATGGCGGCCCGGCTCAACCCACAAAAGACCCTCACCCTGGCCAGTTCCCATGCCTCGCTGGCCTCGCGGGCGGCGGAGGTCGCGGCCTTTATCCACGAGGCCGCCAGCGCCACCGTCAAGGGCTGA
- a CDS encoding endonuclease/exonuclease/phosphatase family protein: MRLASYNVENLFNRAKAMNLEGWAEGKPVLERFAKLNQLLGEPIYTDQDKAQMVKLLTELGLSKSDQGPFVILRQNRGSLVKRPKVGGLEIVANGRTEWVGSLELIEAPVDLEAMRNTARVMIDLHADVLAVVEAESRPALRDFNTEIIGALGGPLYRHVMLIDGNDTRGIDVGLMTAAGYPIGQLRSHVDDTAANGELIFSRDCAQFHIPLPSGKQKDKHLIVLVNHLKSKGFGGLAASAKKRLAQAERVKLIYQALVAQGEAYIAVVGDFNDTPDSAPLEPLLKGTDLKDAFVHPAFDDGGYPGTFDTCKAANKIDYLLLSPALFATVTAGGVWRKGMWPGSQPKRWEVYPQLDKKENAGSDHAAVWVDLDL; encoded by the coding sequence ATGAGACTCGCGTCCTACAACGTTGAAAACCTGTTCAACCGCGCCAAGGCCATGAACCTGGAAGGCTGGGCCGAAGGCAAGCCGGTGCTGGAGCGTTTCGCCAAGCTCAACCAGCTGCTGGGCGAGCCCATCTACACCGACCAGGACAAGGCGCAGATGGTCAAGCTGCTGACCGAGCTGGGCCTGAGCAAGTCGGACCAGGGCCCGTTTGTGATCCTGCGGCAGAACCGCGGCAGCCTGGTCAAGCGGCCCAAGGTCGGCGGCCTGGAGATTGTCGCCAACGGCCGCACCGAGTGGGTCGGTTCGCTGGAGCTGATCGAGGCCCCGGTGGACCTGGAAGCGATGCGCAATACCGCGCGGGTGATGATCGACCTGCACGCCGATGTGCTGGCGGTGGTCGAGGCGGAAAGCCGCCCGGCCCTGCGCGACTTCAACACGGAAATCATCGGCGCCCTGGGCGGCCCGCTGTACCGGCATGTGATGCTGATCGACGGCAACGATACGCGGGGCATCGATGTCGGCCTGATGACCGCCGCAGGCTACCCCATCGGCCAGCTGCGCAGCCATGTCGACGACACCGCGGCCAACGGCGAGCTGATCTTTTCCCGCGATTGCGCGCAGTTCCATATCCCGCTGCCTTCTGGAAAACAAAAGGACAAGCATCTGATCGTCCTGGTCAACCACCTCAAGAGCAAAGGTTTCGGCGGCCTTGCGGCCTCGGCGAAAAAACGCCTGGCCCAGGCCGAGCGGGTCAAGCTCATCTACCAGGCGCTGGTGGCCCAGGGTGAGGCCTATATCGCGGTGGTCGGCGACTTCAACGACACCCCGGACAGCGCGCCGCTGGAGCCCTTGCTCAAGGGTACCGACCTCAAGGATGCCTTCGTCCATCCGGCCTTCGACGACGGCGGTTACCCCGGCACCTTCGACACCTGCAAAGCGGCGAACAAGATCGACTACCTGCTGCTCTCCCCCGCGCTGTTCGCCACCGTCACCGCCGGCGGTGTCTGGCGCAAGGGCATGTGGCCGGGCAGCCAGCCCAAGCGCTGGGAGGTCTACCCGCAGCTGGACAAGAAGGAAAACGCCGGCTCGGATCACGCGGCGGTGTGGGTCGACCTGGACCTGTAG
- the thpR gene encoding RNA 2',3'-cyclic phosphodiesterase: MHDESREQGEPFKRLFFALPCTAAQRRAIAQWRSALGLRSGRPVPAENFHLTLMFLGSVTVAQIPRICAAAANVRTPGEALHVPLDRLEVWRRAGVLLLAPAQAPLALRQLVYALQEALLPLGLVDSPREFRPHLTLMRDYRAAVPESQTPADFQLSARHFALYESHKGRYRPLAEWALAR, encoded by the coding sequence ATGCATGATGAGTCCCGCGAGCAGGGCGAGCCGTTCAAGCGGCTGTTCTTTGCCTTGCCCTGCACCGCCGCCCAACGCCGGGCCATTGCCCAGTGGCGCAGCGCCCTGGGGCTCAGGAGCGGCCGTCCGGTGCCGGCGGAAAACTTTCATTTGACCCTGATGTTCCTGGGCTCGGTCACCGTGGCGCAGATTCCGCGGATCTGCGCCGCGGCGGCGAACGTGCGAACGCCCGGTGAGGCGCTACACGTCCCGCTCGACCGCCTGGAGGTCTGGCGCCGGGCCGGGGTCTTGTTGCTGGCGCCGGCACAGGCGCCGCTGGCGTTGCGTCAGCTGGTGTATGCCTTGCAGGAAGCGCTGCTGCCCCTTGGGCTGGTCGATTCGCCGCGGGAATTTCGCCCGCACTTGACCTTGATGCGCGACTATCGGGCAGCGGTTCCCGAGTCCCAGACCCCTGCGGATTTTCAGCTGAGTGCCCGGCACTTCGCCCTGTACGAGTCGCATAAGGGCCGTTATCGGCCGCTGGCCGAATGGGCGCTGGCGCGGTGA
- a CDS encoding adenosine-specific kinase has product MQLISVNIDKPEATNFIFGQTHFIKSVEDIHEALVASVPNIAFGLAFCEASGQCLVRWSGSDPTMIALAQKNAQAIAAGHSFIVFLGDGFYPLNVLNTLKMVPEVCRIFCATANPSQVILAETAQGRAVLGVVDGFCAKGLEGDDDILWRKNLLRQIGYKQ; this is encoded by the coding sequence ATGCAACTGATCAGCGTAAACATCGACAAGCCGGAAGCCACCAACTTCATTTTCGGCCAGACCCACTTCATCAAGTCCGTCGAGGACATCCACGAAGCCCTGGTCGCCAGCGTGCCGAACATCGCTTTTGGCCTGGCCTTTTGCGAAGCCTCCGGCCAATGCCTGGTGCGCTGGTCCGGCAGCGATCCGACGATGATCGCGCTGGCGCAAAAGAACGCCCAGGCGATCGCCGCCGGCCACAGCTTTATCGTGTTTCTCGGCGACGGTTTTTATCCATTGAACGTGCTCAACACCCTGAAGATGGTGCCTGAGGTGTGCCGCATCTTCTGCGCGACCGCCAACCCGAGCCAGGTGATTCTCGCTGAAACGGCGCAGGGCCGGGCGGTGCTGGGGGTGGTGGATGGCTTCTGCGCCAAGGGCCTGGAAGGCGATGACGACATCCTGTGGCGCAAGAACCTGCTGCGGCAGATCGGCTACAAGCAGTGA